The genomic DNA TCGAGGACGCTGCGCTCGTGGTCGAGGGTCTCGTGCTCCTGCGCGTAGTAGCCGATCCGCAGGCCATGGCCCGCGATGACCTCGCCCGTGTCCGGCTTGTCGACGCCCGCGAGCATGCGCAGGAGGGTCGTCTTGCCCGCGCCGTTGAGGCCGAGGATGACCACGCGGGAGCCTCGGTCGATCGCGAGGTCCACGCCCGTGAAGATCTCCAGTGAGCCGTAGGACTTCGAGAGCCCTTCGGCCGTGAGCGGGGTCTTGCCGCAGGGCGCGGGCTTCGGGAAGCGGAGCGCGGCGACGCGGTCCTGCTGGCGCTCGCCCTCGAGTCCCGTGAGCATGCGCTCGGCTCGCTTGATCATGTTCTGGGCGGCGACGGCCTTCGTGGCCTTCGCGCGCATCTTCTCGGCCTGGGCCATGAGCGCCGAGGCCTTCTTCTGCGCGTTCTGCATCTCGCGTCGGCGGGCCTTCTCGTCCGTCTCCCGCTGCTGAAGGTACTTCTTGAAGCCGAGGTTGTACATGTCGATCGTCGCGCGGTTCGCGTCGAGGTGGAAGACGCGGTTGACGGTCGCCTCAAGGAGGTCGACGTCGTGGGAGATGACGATGAGGCCACCCTCGTGCCCCTTGAGGAAGTCGCGCAGCCAGGTGATCGAGTCCGCGTCGAGGTGGTTCGTGGGCTCGTCGAGGAGCATGGTCTCGGCGTCCGAGTACAGGATGCGCGCGAGCTCGACACGGCGGCGCTGACCGCCGGAGAGGGTGCGGAGCGGCTGCTCGAGGAGGCGCTCCGGGAGGGCGAGGTTGCTGCAGATCGCGGCGGCTTCGGACTCTGCGGCGTAGCCGCCCTGGGCCAGGAACTTCGCCTCGAGGCCGTCGTACTGGCGCATGGCTTTGGCCGCCACGGCAGGGTCGTCGCTCGCCATGTTCTCCTGGGCCGCGCGCATCTTGGCGGCCACGCCGTCCATGCCGCGGACGGAGAGGATGCGGTCCCGGGCCAGCTGCTCCATGTCCGGGGTGCGGGGGTCCTGCGGGAGGTAGCCGATCTCGCCTGAGCGCGTCACGGTGCCCGCGGCGGGCAGCGCCTCGCCGGCGAGGACCTTGGTGAGGGTCGTCTTGCCCGCGCCGTTGCGTCCGACGAGCCCGATCTTGTCCCCCCGGTCAACCCGGAAGTTCACCTCGTCCATGAGAAGTCGGGCCCCGGCCCGGAGCTCGAGGTCGGAAACGGTGATCATGGGAGGGAGTCCTCGCGTATCGTAGGGAGAAGGTCAACCCACCCAGTCTAGGGGGTTGCCCCAACTCGCACGATCAGGAGAACCACATGACTTCCGCCAAGCCCGCAACCGCGCCCAGAATTGAACACCGTTCAGGACGGGCGGCCCTGCTGACCACCCCGGCCGGTCGGATCGCCGCCATCGCCGTCGGCGCAGCCTTCATCGCTGCGATGGTCCTCTCCCCCGCCGTCCAGCTCGTCCCGGGCATTCCGCTCACGTTCCAGATCCTCGCGATCGCCCTCGTCGCCTTCCTCTTCGACGGGCGCACGGCCTTCGCGGCCACCGCCCTGTACGTCCTCCTCGGCGCGCTCGGCCTGCCCGTGTTCGCGGGCTTCCGCTCCGGCATCGCCGTCCTGACGGGCCCGACGGGCGGCTACCTTCTCGGATTCATCCTCGCCGCAGGCCTCATGGGCTTCCTCGCCACCAAGGCCCACGCTCCGCTGCGCGCGGGACGCGTCCCGCTCGCCATCGGCATTCTCGTCGCCGCAGGCCTCGCGGGCGTCGCCCTCATCCACGTCGTGGGCGCACTCGGCCTCATGACGCTCGGCGGCATGGCCCCCGCCAAGGCCGTCGCATCCACGACCGTGTTCCTGCCGTTCGACCTCGCCAAAATCGTCGTCGCCGCCCTCGTCGCAGCCCCCGTGCTGCGTGCGTTCCGCCGCCAGCTCCTCCGCCCGGGCCGGGCTGCATGACCGAGCTCGTCCGCATGGAGGGCGTCGTCGTCGAAGGCGACGACCGTCTCCTCCTCGACGTGCCGCACCTCGTCCTCGACTCGCCCCGGACCGCAGTCATCGGCCCCAACGGCTCCGGCAAGTCCACCCTCCTGCGCCTCCTCAACGGCCTGACGGC from Falsarthrobacter nasiphocae includes the following:
- a CDS encoding ABC-F family ATP-binding cassette domain-containing protein, which encodes MITVSDLELRAGARLLMDEVNFRVDRGDKIGLVGRNGAGKTTLTKVLAGEALPAAGTVTRSGEIGYLPQDPRTPDMEQLARDRILSVRGMDGVAAKMRAAQENMASDDPAVAAKAMRQYDGLEAKFLAQGGYAAESEAAAICSNLALPERLLEQPLRTLSGGQRRRVELARILYSDAETMLLDEPTNHLDADSITWLRDFLKGHEGGLIVISHDVDLLEATVNRVFHLDANRATIDMYNLGFKKYLQQRETDEKARRREMQNAQKKASALMAQAEKMRAKATKAVAAQNMIKRAERMLTGLEGERQQDRVAALRFPKPAPCGKTPLTAEGLSKSYGSLEIFTGVDLAIDRGSRVVILGLNGAGKTTLLRMLAGVDKPDTGEVIAGHGLRIGYYAQEHETLDHERSVLENMRSAGGHLNDAEVRTILGSFLFQGDDVDKPAGVLSGGEKTRLALATIVASSANVLLLDEPTNNLDPASRAEILGALESYEGAVVMVSHDEGAVEALNPERVVVLPDGIEDHFNPEYLELVTLA
- a CDS encoding biotin transporter BioY produces the protein MTSAKPATAPRIEHRSGRAALLTTPAGRIAAIAVGAAFIAAMVLSPAVQLVPGIPLTFQILAIALVAFLFDGRTAFAATALYVLLGALGLPVFAGFRSGIAVLTGPTGGYLLGFILAAGLMGFLATKAHAPLRAGRVPLAIGILVAAGLAGVALIHVVGALGLMTLGGMAPAKAVASTTVFLPFDLAKIVVAALVAAPVLRAFRRQLLRPGRAA